A section of the Synechococcus sp. MU1617 genome encodes:
- a CDS encoding helix-turn-helix transcriptional regulator, producing MKPRILNLFTPAEQRVVLLLLEGLNNRAIAKRLVISHRTVECHISRALRKSGCRNRLELVLGLIRDGDPALNRQAAGTMQPMPA from the coding sequence TTGAAACCTCGGATCCTGAATCTCTTCACCCCCGCTGAACAGCGGGTGGTGCTGTTGTTGCTCGAAGGCCTCAACAACCGAGCCATTGCCAAGCGATTGGTGATCAGTCATCGCACCGTTGAGTGTCATATCAGCAGGGCACTCCGGAAGAGCGGTTGTCGCAATCGACTCGAGCTGGTGCTTGGGCTGATCAGGGATGGAGACCCTGCATTGAATCGCCAGGCAGCCGGTACGATGCAGCCCATGCCGGCTTAG
- the minE gene encoding cell division topological specificity factor MinE, with amino-acid sequence MTVKEFIDKLLRRQPASAETAKERLQLVLAHDRSDLNPELLEQMRREILEVVARYVEIDLAEGDVSLETEDRVTALVANLPIRRPIAQPAKVEPSEQQPAQA; translated from the coding sequence ATGACAGTCAAGGAATTCATCGACAAACTCCTGCGCCGTCAGCCCGCCAGTGCAGAAACAGCCAAAGAGCGGCTCCAGTTGGTGCTGGCCCACGACCGCAGCGACCTCAATCCGGAGCTGCTCGAACAAATGCGCCGCGAGATCCTCGAAGTGGTGGCCCGCTACGTGGAAATCGACCTCGCGGAAGGTGATGTGAGCCTCGAGACGGAAGACCGCGTCACCGCCCTGGTGGCCAACCTGCCGATCCGTCGCCCGATCGCCCAACCAGCGAAGGTGGAACCCTCTGAGCAGCAACCTGCTCAAGCTTGA
- the minD gene encoding septum site-determining protein MinD, producing the protein MSTTRTILICSGKGGVGKTTTTANLGIALARQGAKTVVLDADFGLRNLDLLLGLENRIVYTAQEVLAETCRLEQALVKHKQEPNLALLPAGNPRMLEWLKPKDMQAIVALLERQFDYVLIDCPAGIEDGFKNAAAAAREAVVITTPEVAAVRDADRVIGLLNTQGVQPVQLVLNRVRPKMMSNQEMLSVDDVTDILALPLLGLVFEDEQVIVSTNRGEPLTLSDSSSPAAQAYGNIAQRLQGEDIPLMDPSQARRGLRARMRKLMQTRIF; encoded by the coding sequence GTGTCGACGACCCGAACCATTCTCATCTGTTCTGGCAAGGGCGGTGTCGGAAAAACAACGACCACGGCAAACCTTGGTATCGCCCTTGCCCGCCAGGGCGCCAAGACTGTGGTTCTTGACGCGGACTTCGGTCTTAGGAACCTCGATCTGCTGCTGGGCCTGGAGAACCGCATCGTCTACACCGCCCAGGAGGTGCTTGCGGAGACCTGCCGGCTTGAGCAAGCCCTGGTGAAACACAAGCAAGAGCCCAATCTGGCCCTGCTCCCTGCAGGCAACCCTCGGATGCTCGAGTGGCTCAAGCCCAAGGACATGCAGGCCATCGTTGCTCTGCTGGAACGCCAGTTCGATTACGTGTTGATCGACTGCCCTGCAGGCATCGAAGACGGATTCAAAAATGCCGCGGCCGCAGCCCGAGAAGCTGTGGTGATCACCACCCCGGAAGTGGCCGCCGTGCGGGACGCTGATCGGGTGATCGGGCTTCTGAACACCCAGGGCGTGCAGCCGGTGCAGCTTGTGCTCAACAGGGTGCGCCCAAAGATGATGTCGAACCAGGAAATGCTTTCGGTGGACGATGTCACCGACATTCTGGCGTTACCTCTTCTGGGGCTTGTTTTTGAAGACGAACAGGTAATCGTGAGCACCAACCGCGGTGAACCCTTGACCCTGAGTGATTCGTCTTCCCCAGCGGCCCAGGCCTACGGCAACATCGCTCAACGGCTTCAGGGCGAAGACATTCCTCTGATGGACCCCTCCCAGGCCCGCCGCGGCCTCCGCGCCAGGATGCGCAAGCTGATGCAAACCCGGATTTTCTGA
- the minC gene encoding septum site-determining protein MinC, translated as MTLRLPDQRLDHWRDRLPDLLSRWSQPIVDLDCGDWNLNCNDLADLCSAVTEAGHQLGRITGRIPETVVSASALGLDASRSNTPSNRELQPNPVRTAPSDLLFHHGTLRSGDHLQSERTILLYGDVNPGARISSTADVLVWGRLRGVAHAGCEGSTTAKIVALQLRPLQLRIADAVARGPEDLPQAGLAEQAELKDGVIAIEPAVIQSFQKR; from the coding sequence ATGACATTGAGGCTTCCCGACCAGCGCCTTGATCACTGGAGGGATCGTTTGCCTGATCTGCTGAGCAGGTGGTCCCAACCGATCGTTGATCTCGATTGCGGGGACTGGAACCTGAATTGCAACGACCTCGCGGATTTGTGCTCCGCCGTCACCGAGGCAGGCCATCAACTCGGACGAATCACCGGCCGGATTCCCGAGACCGTTGTAAGTGCTTCAGCCTTGGGACTGGATGCGAGCCGTTCCAACACGCCTTCCAACCGTGAACTCCAGCCCAATCCTGTGAGGACGGCCCCTTCCGACCTGTTGTTTCACCACGGCACCCTGCGCTCCGGCGACCATCTCCAAAGCGAGCGCACCATCCTTCTCTACGGCGATGTGAATCCCGGAGCACGGATCAGTTCAACTGCTGATGTCTTGGTGTGGGGTCGCCTGCGGGGCGTTGCCCACGCCGGATGCGAGGGGTCAACGACCGCGAAAATCGTTGCTCTGCAGCTGCGGCCACTGCAACTGAGGATTGCTGACGCTGTAGCCCGAGGCCCAGAGGATCTGCCCCAGGCAGGTTTGGCCGAACAAGCCGAACTCAAAGATGGCGTGATCGCCATTGAACCCGCCGTCATCCAGAGCTTTCAAAAACGCTGA